Genomic segment of Mastomys coucha isolate ucsf_1 unplaced genomic scaffold, UCSF_Mcou_1 pScaffold5, whole genome shotgun sequence:
AGGTTAACTTGATCTGCTCTTTATTCTTAAGGTATAAATTAAGATTGTTGAATGGAAGCCTTATTTAACTTTCATGTAAGCATTTATTCCTTCACATTCAcctcatttttttccctgtgtatGGCAGACTCCTTTCcaagaagatatttttaatgtctgtttCAAACAAATAACAAGTATACACAAGAAAACTAGGTCATCAGACCTTGAGATTTTAGTTAGATAAAAgttcatataattaaaaatattttattatttcatgtgtatggatgttgctttgactgaatatatatatgtgtctctATGATGTGCACCTGGTATCTATGGAGTCCTGAAGAGGGTAACAGaatccctggaagtggagttacagatggttgtgactaCAATGTGAGTGTTTGTtattgaacatgggtcctctggaaaagcagccaatgccTTTAATTACTGAGACATCCTTCAAACctatcaatttttttgtttgttttgtttttaaccaataAATCTCAATAtatctttgtggtggtttgaagaatgGCAGCCATAGGTTCATAGACTTAAATGCCCAgtcaccagggaatggcactattaggaggtgtggccttattggagtgggtttggccttactggaggaagtgtatcactatgGGTGGGCATTAGTGTTTCATATGCTCAAGTCAGGCCAAGTGTCTCAATCTCTTTCTGCTATCTGCTGGTCCCattgtagaattctcagctcctttaccagcaccatgtctgcctacatccTCCCGTGCTCTTCACCATTATGGACTAATCTTTGAAACTattagccagccccaattaaatgtttcactTGGCCATGTGCTTCTTCACAGCAATCGAACAGGGACTTCTACAGTTCCcatgctcatggtgtctcttcataggaATAGAGAACTTACTAAGATGATTGCATTTACTCTGCTCATCCAAGAGATTGTTACCTGGGTCAGCAAATAGCaccttttgttttcaaattctagCAGACCCAAGAGATGAGTGCACAGCCTCTGCGTACCCATTCACCTTTGAGATTAACAATGAACTCCTTGCTGATTTGCAAATGACATCAGTGTAGCTGTTCACATGATTGAGAAGGCTATTTTTTAGGGCCTGATTCAGCACATGAAAtagagaaatgtttaaaacatatttttcttgtaTATGGGAAGAGcatatttttcttgaattttattctttCGAGGTCTGGCCAATCTGTTTGATctatgaccaccaccaccaccaccaccaaacctcTGCCAGattcatagacagacagacagacagacagacagacagacagacagacagataggagtGCACAGAAACTGAAGAGATGACTTCACCTTTCATCTGTTGGGTAATTAGAGGAAGGCTTGTCGTCATTGTATGTGATCTGTTCCTTCCCAGGATCTGTCATCTGAAAACTTTGAGAATGCCTCACATGTTTCTGTGGGTTGTGCTGTCTAGCAATGCTCCTGGGCCTCTGTTTGAGACATTTACTTGGCAACAAGGAGGTGTTGTGTCAGGGAAAGGTTAGtgatcccccaaaacacacacaggagccaatctgatgcaactcacagcagggtctttattctatttgagctacCTCAGGTCCCCCAACACACTGCTGTCaggcaggatggttttggtgatGGGAGAGCTAAATGTCTAtcggggcaaggctttatagtaagcagtaAGCAGGGAGcacatgtgcaagcatctaattggaaggCTACTGTGGTCTTTAACACAATTGGCTGGtactgggagtcatatcataaacttaatttctgctcccctctgcattggtggtcattaggcaggggttgggcttgtaacctgggggtgcaggtttgttgagggaataacctggagatactggtcttgttggagattagcctagagactggagcttgGCTTGTGATTTGTTTGGGGCAACTTGGAAACCAATGCTAGGTACCAGCTTAttagtttacctgagtttaaACTTatgtcaggttctctaaaatggaatcTGAACTTAAAATATTTGGCATCTCAGAGGAACATGGAAAGAGAATCCTTGTCCCCTTAGAAGCTCTGCATTTCAGTGAACGCCCTTCAGTTGTGGCTCAttctcctggaactcagtttcTGCATGGGGACCACTCCTGTGTCTGCCTACCAATGGGGAACTCTGCTTCCTTCATTGTCTTTCGGTATACATGCATTGGGGGGGCTTTTTCCATGGTCACCTTCATCTGTTGCTATAATATTTTACAGTTGCTTCTCTGTCAGGAATTTCAGTTGGATGTAGTGAGGAAATGAGTTTCCCATCTTTTCCTACAGCTTAGTGTTCACACTTCTCCCGAGTCTCCCAGAGTCCAAACATTAGCTTCAGACACATCTTAAAACTAATCCTGGCCTGTAgtccctgtgttttctttaactttGACTTTCTACAATAGTAATAATTACTGCAGAAACAATGACTGTCAGATTTAGAAAATGTTCTCTGAGCTTTCACCAATGTCTCTGTAGTTGTAGGATTGTCACCCTGAATTAGAAGACTTTTGGCACTTTATTTCTGTTGTGCTCAGATAGGATAGTTTTCACGATATCTAccctttataaattttaaattttactttgtggTTCAAAAACGACCTTTGTTGCTAGGcctggtagcatatgcctttaatcccagtacttgggaggcagaggcattcggacttctgtgagttcaaagcctgccccatCTACAtagtaggttccaggacagccagggctatatggtgagactttctcttaaaaaaaaaaaaaaagacttattgtTGACTATTTCACATGTATCAATATGTTTTACACTTCCAAGATGGATTGCTCTGGAAATGTTAgcaaagagcaacaacaacaaaaacccaagtgTGTCTTGTGTGTAccaattctgtttttttattgttgttgaacTTCTCCCAATCTCTACAAGAGGAGTGCTGAGGTCCCCCGCTGCAATGGCACACTTGCACAATTATGTTTACCTTTGGTTTATGCATCCATCATGAAACTTTAAGCAAAGTCTTTGCCTGCTCCCACTTTGAACCCTGAATTAAATCACAGTGTATTACAGATAAGGAAGAGGCTGGAAATCGGCTACTCTGGGTTCTCTGCAGATCTGCCTCTTTGGGCATTGATCTCTCTGTGAGAGAAAGTCCACCGCCTTCATGGAAATGTCATTTGGTACTTTTACCTGCTTACCTGTGACTTCAGCACTCTCTtcacaggaaggaggagggtcCTCACAGTCAGGGAATGAGCAAACCTCTGTCTGATAAAGGGGATCCCAGAAGCTTTAGATAATCTATGCAGGCTGTAGATCAGCAGCCTAGCTTCAGAGAAGGTTCCAAAATTATCCGGAGGTTGCAAGCTTGGCTGTTTCAGCTGTGCTGTTTCCAGGGTCACTGCCTGTGTTGAGGTGGGCTCTGCAGTGATACAGCTGTTGGGAACTCATCCAGCTCCTGTAAGTAAATCCCTAACCTATTCCTGTAAGTAACTACAAAGAAAGCTCAGTGGATGCCCAAGTTGGATGTTTATGTAGTTGGTACTTTGATCTGTTATAGGTTCTCATtctggggcgtgtgtgtgtgtgtgtgtgtgtgtgtgtgtgtgtgtgttcttattggagtaggtgtggcctagttgaggaagtgtatcactgggggtgggctttgagacttccAGAGCCAAATCATGTCAGTGTCTCTTCCTATGTTTGTCGATTCtggtatagaactctcagctacttctcctgCTCCATCTCTGGTGCATGCTGCAATattgacaatggactaaacctctgaaactgtagcaaAGCTCAATTaaatcctttataagagttactgtggttATAAAGTCCCTAAACAGCAAGAGAATACTTACTGAGACAGCTTGCAAATCTGTTGTTAGAGGGTTTGTGTCTCAGGGTGCTCAAATGGGACTTTCCTAATCCTTCCTTTTTCTTACATTTAGCTCTTAATCAGGTCTTTAGGAGTCTGGCTTCACCAGAAAGTCATGACTGAGAACAGGTCCTGATGCATGGTCCAAGTTTGCCCTATGCCTGGCTTCCCATTGGCATTTGAGTTACTTCTCCAGCTTGCTCATTAGAGTACAGACAGCTTGTCTTCTAGTCTCTGGTTGGTTtcattccactgctgctgctgttctttgtgTCATCTCATGaaactggcatctccaaaatgctagTCTTCTGCTCTAACCACATGTTCACTAGTAGCCTGTCCAGGACTCTCTTCAAGGACTCCAACCCTGACACACAGTGAaagtctcagctgctctccatgacccctttcacatcttcaaaaccagcaccaccAGACTGGCTCCTACACCTCCTAGTTTGACTGTCAGCACAAGGTCCAACCTTGGCAatgtctggaacacagcttctatGTACTGATTCTCAGGAAACACTTTCGGATGATCTCACTTCAGTGATGCTGCTCCTCTCCTGATGATTGATAATTTCTCAGCTCTAAATAAACAGCATCAAGTatcccagcaaagcaaagattTCACTTAAGTAGTTCACATATCTTGTTAATcgcagctgattcttcagccccagctacaAAGAACCATTGATTCTTAATTCAAATGGATTGGTAACATCTGTATTCCAAATCTtcataagccaggcctccattgtctGCACTAATCCAAACACTCCCATCTTCCAAGGTCCTGAAGAATGGCCTAGTTACTCTCAATACTTAATGGCTTTACTAGCCCAGAGTTCCAAAGTCCTACTAGAACCTCCCCAAAACACATATCCAGGTCTCCTGCAATAATACCACATACTATCTTGATATCAAATTGTCTCAATGAGGGTTACTTTTTCTCCTCTGATTATGAGttaaaaaatgccctacaagctTGCTTACAGCCTGATCCTATGGAACCATTTTAAAACTGACTTTCCCTCCTCTTATACAACTTTAGCTTaaatcaacttgacataaaactctGCAGCACATACCTTATATTTATCATTCATTAGATACTGCTGTAATACCTGGCATATTTGTTAGACCGACCTGTGAGCCCCTCTCACCAAACTTCTATTCTACATTGCTACAAATGATGTCACAACTGACCATTATAATCCACAGTAATTAAAAGAATGTGTTTAGCTTTTTGATTCGGAATCATTCAACTTTATTGAGAAGTTTGCTATAGGATTTGTCTAGTGTATAATAATATTCAGGCTatattctctctttaaaaaaaaattattagctgggaggagagaaggctcTGCATTTAGGCACACTTGGTTTTCTTGGAGAGGATCTGTGTTCAGTTTCCTGTATTCAAACCCTCAGTAACTTCAGTTCCACTGGAgttccgatgccttcttctggcctctgcaagcaccaggtacacatgtcatgtacacacataaacagagttaaaatactcacacacattgaAAGTAAAAATTAGTCAATGTATTTGAACATTAATTATACATCATAATTGGTTTCACTAtgatgtgttcatatatgtgtgtgagatatTTTGGTCAGCTCTCAtgtccccttcccagtccctccacctctctcctcttcccagtgACTCTCCCTCTACTTTCATGGGAGGTTTTTCGagttgaaaataataattaactCAATGACTTCATTTGGTGTTATTTATAGTAGTGTGGGTGAGGAGTTATTTACAGGAACATGGGTTCCTTACTAGTGACAATAGCAGTGAGCATCCTGGAGAGAtaattaactaaataaataattaactaattaatgcAATAGAATCTCAATGAGTGGGGAAGCTCATGAGGCCCTGTAGCTGCATGAAGGGATGATTGTCAGGTCTGCTCTTGTGCAGGGATCATGCAAGAACTCAGAGTTGCTGAGAGTTCAACAGAGCAACAGGGAGGTCAAGGTTGGAAAATAGTATTTCACATCATTCCACCCTTCCTGATCTTATATCCTTTCTTCCCTGTCTTGTGAGGTGTTTCCTAACTCTTGAATGGGGTGATATAGAGGTTTGGTATGCACTTTTATCCACATGCCTTGGGATCATCTTCCTGGGAAAAAATTTTGGTAGTGTGGTTGGGGAGCTCTCCTCTTATATCTTTTggcctctctttcttctgtggtTTGTGGCAGTAGATGGAGCAGCCCATCAGAAACTGAAGATTTCTAACTAGGGAGGTTTTGCGGTAAAAGCCAGACTGTGATTCTGAAAGTAATTAGCTCTTTAAGTTTCAATGTTACTGCTTAGCTTGTACTCTGACATACCATGAGCCTGATTAATGAAGATGATTTAGAGTTCCAGGCCCCTCAAATCACTTTTCATACAGACCCATTTCTAGAGACATTCTTTCAATTATATGTAGCATGggggaaagtaagaaagaaagattaaatggGCAGTTCTAATTGGCTGTGTGAAAACACCTTTGCAATTGTTCTGGGAATGGATATAGGCTCAGTGTCCCTGCATGGGTCACGATAGGAGTGCGTGCAAGTGAGGTGCTCACAAGCTTTTTCAGTCAGTTCTTGGGTTCTGAGCAGAAAGAAATGTATTGAACTGGAAGCCAGACTCTCATCAGATCAGTTTTGGTTGCTGGTAAGATAGCTCACTGGGTAACTGGCACTGCCTATGCCAACATGGGAAGCAGAATTCCCATCCCAAGTACCCAGTGGGATATCTATTGCAAGTCCTCTGCAGAACAACCCTACCAAGAACCAGAAGAGAACCCAGACAGCTCCTTACCTCCTTGGGGACAACATTTCCTcttcacacacatgtaaatgcaaATGCAAATGCAAACAATAAAGATGATTCCCACAGGGATAAATACTTCCTCATAAGGAAAGTGGCTCTGCTCGTAGTTGGAAGCTGTGTAGTTGATGTAGGTTGGGTGATGTTGGGGAGTGATATTAATGTTGATCCTTCAAAAAAGATAGGAAAGTTTTGGATAAAGCTAAAAACACACCTCCATCAGTACCTTCTTTCTGCAGGCAGCCACGAGGGACTCACATGTAAGAACTATTTTACAAAGTCCTGAGTAGAGAGAGGAGTGGGATTGTTTATATGATGTCTTGGCAGAGCTTATTTCATTACAAAGAAAAGTTAATGTctatcaaaccaccacaaaattTGATGGATGCACTGTGGATAGAACTTTCTGGATGCTGGGAAAATTGATGGTGTTTAACTGTGCCagaataacataatatataaggGCAGCTATATTTGTGGATGAAAAGGCTGGACATTTACAGTGATGCAGACAGATTTGAGGCTCATTAGCAGGCCATGTAGAGTCTGGACAATTAGTTAATAGGGAATGAGAAACactgggtataagatggaatgaTGATTCCTCATGTTCATGACTGGCTCCCCAGTCAGGAACACTACTCAGACATCACTCACACAGTCTATCAAATTATCAGAAGGTAATCTATCTGATAATCTAGGTAAAACCTACCTGACCATTCCTTGGGAATCAATGGATTTAAGAATCCATTGATTTTTGCACTACATTCTGCTATGGAGAAACGCAGATCTTTTTCAAGTTCAGCATcatttttccattcattcatgGTATCCTCTGGTAAATTCTTCGATCTCCATGTCATAGTCTTTGTGTCCAAGCTGAGGGAGTGATTTTCACCAATGTTCAGTAGCCAGGAGGAATTAGTTATTTGTCCCTGGCTTTGTTGACAAAGCATGGTGGCCTGTAAAGTAGGGTAACCTGCaagtaacaaacaaaaccatcattCTTCACTTCTGATCCATGCATCACCTCCTCAAAGGTAAAGTCTTTCTCTACAAACTTAGGTGCCAGGATCATTTCCACATGACTTGCTCTTTGTTACCCATTGTGTACCCTGTGCCTCCAAGGTTGGGCCAGTATTCAGCTccttcacacaaacacattcaccaTCACATTCCCATATATACTCTGACCTTCATCTCTTACCAAACATCCCTGCCTCTGTACTCTATCCCACACTTACCACTGGTCTTGGAAGTATCCATTTTGATATTAGGCACCTTGTTCCTGAACTTCTGACACAACTTTTCCAGCCATGTGGTTAAACATGTCTCCAATTCGGTGGCTTTTGCCATCTTCTCCAGGTTATTCCTTGGTGTGGTCTTTTTTTTGTTATGAAGCTTAAAGATGGGCATTTCATCCAATGAGCACCGTCTTTTACACCAGTGATCTTCTGCTGAGGTAGGAGCCTTGATCATCAAGTGGCACATAAGAGAGTGTGCATCTGTGAGAGAAACATGCAGGTGAATTCCAAAGTGTGAGCAGAAAGCCATAGGACTCATGTTTCTGTGACTCTGAGTGTTCTTCTGAAGGGCAAAGTTCAGGAAGAGAAGACTCTATTCAAGAGGCCCATTAGCTCTGCATCCTCAATTCTGTGTGATCCTTGACTGTCTTATGTTTGTAGAACCCCTCAGATACACACCATGTTACCCAGAGGACTTATCTCAAAAGTACTTTTAGTGACATTAATCAAGGGCTGAGGTATAAAGTGTATCAGATATTATCTGTATTTTAGGGTCTTAAATTTACCTGAACACATAGGGGAAAGAAGGCATCATAGAACACATGGTAAATTCAACATGGAGCCTAGTGTTCAGACAACTTGCTGCAGCTTGGCATAGAAAAGGGAGCTGCCAGCTGTGAGCTCAGTGCTTATCGCTGGTCCCACTGGGCCCCTTCACAGAACACTGTTGGGCATCAGATATCAGATTCTACCATGTTAAGTCATACACCTAATCCATTCTCAGGGAGAGatctctgcctttctgtgtccTGCTTGAATCCCcaatctctctccccttctttagGTCCTTGATTCACAGCATGCTTATGGCTCCTGGTTTCCCAGACTTTCACTAACAGCTAAAGAGCATACAATACTCTAGGGCTATCCCGTTAAACAGACTGTACAGGTAAGTGTAGGTGTCACCTAGTGAGGCTTTTGCATATATACTGTCCTTTGTTTGTGTGAGCActggaatttaaatttaaatgataaagGAATCTTCTAGAAGTATGCAATGTGATTAAACTTAAAAATGCAAAAGGGATGTTAAAAATcaaactccctttcccttcctaatCATCAGTTGTGAGGTAGATTGATGCAGATTTAAGGCCCCCTTTCCTGTTCCCTTCAAccagcttcctcttcccttcccctctctgcttcttccaccTGTTTTCCTTTTATCGCTATGATTTCCGTCACTCTTCTTTCCATATCCTAACACTCCCAAGATTTGACTTTGTCTTTGAGTGACTGGGGTTCCTTCTTCTTAAGTACATCCCTCTGAAAGATTTGGTGGACATGAAAATGAGCTCTCTAGGGCCTGAGAACTGGCTTTGTAGTTGTGATCTAAAGGTCACCaactcagcactttggaggatcAGGATGAAATATGCATTAGTTATCTCTAAGGAAAATCTACTTAAAAGTTGAATTAAGGGAACCATTTTGCCAAATGAGGGACAGTGAATAATGCAGGTGACTTAAAGGAAGCATTTCTGACTTCCATATATAtaccaataaataataatagtaattatcatcatcatcatcttagaCAGAAAGTTTGCCCACAGACCTCCAGATTTTTGTAAAGAAAACACTTTTATAATCTTTTACGAGTGTCC
This window contains:
- the LOC116078536 gene encoding retinoic acid early-inducible protein 1-alpha-like produces the protein MAWAALIYVLALALFCLCFPGSCHPDAHSLMCHLMIKAPTSAEDHWCKRRCSLDEMPIFKLHNKKKTTPRNNLEKMAKATELETCLTTWLEKLCQKFRNKVPNIKMDTSKTSGYPTLQATMLCQQSQGQITNSSWLLNIGENHSLSLDTKTMTWRSKNLPEDTMNEWKNDAELEKDLRFSIAECSAKINGFLNPLIPKEWSGSTLISLPNITQPTSTTQLPTTSRATFLMRKYLSLWESSLLFAFAFAFTCV